From a single Rosa rugosa chromosome 7, drRosRugo1.1, whole genome shotgun sequence genomic region:
- the LOC133720636 gene encoding serine/threonine-protein phosphatase PP1 isoform X2, which produces MRCLTGDIHGQYQDLLKVFEQGGYPPAANYLFLGDYVDRGKQSLETICLLLAYKIKYPEKVFLLRGNHEDAKINRIYGFYDECKRRFNVRLWKIFTDCFNCLPVSALIDGKILCMHGGLSPELENLDQIKELPRPTDIPDNGLLCDLLWSDPDARVDGWAESDRGVSCTFGADRVIEFLDKNDLDLVCRGHQVVEDGYEFFAKRRLVTIFSAPNYGGEFDNAGALMSVDEALLCSFEILKSSADEASSSRLNLKKPPKAGKN; this is translated from the exons ATGCG GTGTCTTACAGGTGATATACATGGACAATACCAAGACCTACTTAAAGTATTTGAACAGGGGGGTTACCCTCCCGCTGCAAACTACCTATTTCTTGGAGATTATGTGGATCGGGGCAAGCAAAGCTTGGAGACAATATGTTTGCTTCTGGCCTACAAAATAAAATATCCTGAAAAAGTCTTCCTTTTGAGAGGAAACCATGAAGATGCAAAGATTAACCGGATATATGGGTTCTATGACGAGTGTAAAAGGCGGTTCAACGTTAGGCTTTGGAAAATTTTTACTGACTGCTTTAATTGTTTGCCTGTGTCTGCACTTATTGATGGGAAGATACTTTGTATGCATGGTGGGCTCTCACCAGAGTTGGAAAACTTGGATCAAATAAAGGAACTTCCAAGGCCGACTGACATTCCAGATAATGGTCTTTTATGTGATTTGCTTTGGTCTGATCCTGATGCTAGGGTTGATGGCTGGGCAGAGAGTGATCGCGGTGTTTCCTGTACTTTTGGAGCTGATAGAGTTATTGAATTTTTAGACAAGAATGACCTTGATCTCGTTTGTCGGGGTCATCAG GTGGTTGAGGACGGCTATGAATTTTTCGCGAAACGAAGATTAGTCACTATATTCTCAGCTCCAAACTACGGAGGGGAGTTTGATAATGCTGGTGCTCTAATGAGCGTTGATGAAGCTCTACTGTGTTCCTTTGAGATACTTAAATCAAGTGCTGATGAAGCCTCAAGTAGTCGTTTAAATCTTAAAAAG CCGCCTAAAGCTGGAAAGAACTGA
- the LOC133720636 gene encoding serine/threonine-protein phosphatase PP1 isoform X1, which translates to MMMMTMEGMMDKGVLDDIIRRLLEGKGGKQVQLSEAEIRQLCVNARQIFLSQPNLLEVRAPIHICGDIHGQYQDLLKVFEQGGYPPAANYLFLGDYVDRGKQSLETICLLLAYKIKYPEKVFLLRGNHEDAKINRIYGFYDECKRRFNVRLWKIFTDCFNCLPVSALIDGKILCMHGGLSPELENLDQIKELPRPTDIPDNGLLCDLLWSDPDARVDGWAESDRGVSCTFGADRVIEFLDKNDLDLVCRGHQVVEDGYEFFAKRRLVTIFSAPNYGGEFDNAGALMSVDEALLCSFEILKSSADEASSSRLNLKKPPKAGKN; encoded by the exons atgatgatgatgacaatgGAGGGGATGATGGATAAAGGTGTATTGGATGATATAATAAGGAGGCTATTGGAAGGCAAAGGAGGGAAACAAGTGCAGCTTTCAGAGGCAGAGATCCGTCAACTTTGCGTCAACGCCCGCCAAATCTTCCTTTCCCAGCCTAATCTTCTTGAGGTTCGAGCCCCAATTCACATATGCG GTGATATACATGGACAATACCAAGACCTACTTAAAGTATTTGAACAGGGGGGTTACCCTCCCGCTGCAAACTACCTATTTCTTGGAGATTATGTGGATCGGGGCAAGCAAAGCTTGGAGACAATATGTTTGCTTCTGGCCTACAAAATAAAATATCCTGAAAAAGTCTTCCTTTTGAGAGGAAACCATGAAGATGCAAAGATTAACCGGATATATGGGTTCTATGACGAGTGTAAAAGGCGGTTCAACGTTAGGCTTTGGAAAATTTTTACTGACTGCTTTAATTGTTTGCCTGTGTCTGCACTTATTGATGGGAAGATACTTTGTATGCATGGTGGGCTCTCACCAGAGTTGGAAAACTTGGATCAAATAAAGGAACTTCCAAGGCCGACTGACATTCCAGATAATGGTCTTTTATGTGATTTGCTTTGGTCTGATCCTGATGCTAGGGTTGATGGCTGGGCAGAGAGTGATCGCGGTGTTTCCTGTACTTTTGGAGCTGATAGAGTTATTGAATTTTTAGACAAGAATGACCTTGATCTCGTTTGTCGGGGTCATCAG GTGGTTGAGGACGGCTATGAATTTTTCGCGAAACGAAGATTAGTCACTATATTCTCAGCTCCAAACTACGGAGGGGAGTTTGATAATGCTGGTGCTCTAATGAGCGTTGATGAAGCTCTACTGTGTTCCTTTGAGATACTTAAATCAAGTGCTGATGAAGCCTCAAGTAGTCGTTTAAATCTTAAAAAG CCGCCTAAAGCTGGAAAGAACTGA